One Pararge aegeria chromosome 4, ilParAegt1.1, whole genome shotgun sequence DNA segment encodes these proteins:
- the LOC120637934 gene encoding protein obstructor-E-like, whose product MRSLIIFAACAFVSAQDFNCPDKSGFYADPYQCDLYYRCSKGQAEQKLCPDGLVFADENPHKELCDIPSNVDCGDRKELQEPKPSKGCPRQNGYFKHPDPQACDKFYYCAEGVPNELPCPPGLYFDEETSNCDWKDSVARTCDQITKDVLDDGFTCPDGDVMGPNGRALPHPTFPHPEDCQKFYICRNGVQPQKGSCPSGKVYNEDTFMCDEPEKVQGCENYYEGQPTEKNKLPKKA is encoded by the exons ATGAGAAGTTTAATCATCTTCGCTGCGTGCGCTTTTG TTTCAGCACAAGACTTCAACTGCCCGGATAAGAGCGGCTTCTACGCGGACCCGTACCAATGCGACCTTTATTACAGATGCAGCAAAG GTCAAGCGGAACAGAAACTCTGTCCGGATGGCCTTGTGTTTGCGGATGAGAACCCTCACAAAGAGCTCTGCGACATCCCATCAAATGTTGACTGCGGAGACCGTAAGGAATTAC agGAACCAAAACCCTCAAAAGGTTGCCCACGTCAAAATGGATACTTCAAACACCCAGATCCCCAG GCATGTGACAAATTCTACTACTGCGCGGAGGGTGTTCCTAATGAGCTCCCTTGCCCTCCCGGTCTGTACTTCGACGAAGAGACTTCCAACTGTGACTGGAAGGATTCCGTCGCACGCACGTGTGATCAGATCACTAaag ATGTCTTAGACGATGGCTTTACTTGCCCTGACGGCGACGTCATGGGACCCAACGGCCGCGCTCTACCTCACCCCACATTCCCCCACCCTGAAGACTGTCAGAAGTTCTACATCTGCCGCAACGGCGTGCAACCCCAGAAGGGCAGCTGTCCTTCAGGGAAAGTATATAACGAGGACACTTTCATGTGCGACGAACCAGAGAAGGTGCAAGGATG TGAAAACTATTACGAGGGACAACCCACAGAAAAGAACAAACTACCGAAGAAGGCGTAA